The Streptomyces achromogenes genome window below encodes:
- a CDS encoding DUF2637 domain-containing protein → MRLTDISLNWLLPGAVLLLGMLAAVAVLARGKRSSGASAGADDSWERTEERRRRKEAIYGTASYVLLFCCAAVAAALSFHGLVGFGQQNLGLTNGWEYLVPFGLDGAAMFCSVLAVREASHGDAALGSRILVWTFAGAAAWFNWVHAPRGLGHDGAPQFFSGMSLSAAVLFDRALKQTRRAALREQGLVPRPLPQIRVVRWVRAPRETYRAWSLMLLEGVRSLDEAVEEVREDKARKEETKLRRREQQRVERAQLKAISRGHGRFPGRGGGGGGRQVDAQAALERATAERIAAEPAIANSAEQLPVRSRPSLQPVRHGSEASATVDLTAEDDTMALPRLDSLERKLKDLEQQFG, encoded by the coding sequence ATGAGACTGACCGACATATCGCTGAACTGGTTGCTTCCGGGCGCCGTACTGCTCCTGGGCATGCTGGCGGCGGTTGCGGTACTCGCGCGCGGCAAGCGCTCCTCGGGGGCGAGCGCGGGCGCGGACGATTCGTGGGAGCGTACCGAGGAGCGCCGCAGGCGCAAGGAAGCCATATACGGCACCGCCTCCTACGTCCTTCTGTTCTGCTGTGCGGCCGTCGCCGCCGCTCTCTCCTTCCACGGGCTGGTCGGCTTCGGCCAACAGAACCTCGGCCTCACCAACGGCTGGGAGTACCTGGTTCCGTTCGGCCTGGACGGCGCCGCCATGTTCTGCTCCGTACTCGCGGTGCGCGAGGCCAGCCACGGTGACGCGGCGCTCGGCTCCCGGATACTCGTGTGGACGTTCGCCGGCGCCGCGGCCTGGTTCAACTGGGTGCACGCACCCCGGGGCCTGGGTCACGACGGAGCCCCGCAGTTCTTCTCCGGCATGTCCCTGTCGGCGGCCGTGCTCTTCGACCGGGCGCTGAAGCAGACCCGCCGGGCGGCGCTGCGCGAGCAGGGTCTGGTGCCCCGTCCGCTGCCGCAGATCCGCGTCGTGCGCTGGGTGCGCGCCCCCCGTGAGACGTACAGGGCCTGGTCGCTGATGCTCCTCGAGGGCGTGCGCAGCCTGGACGAGGCCGTCGAAGAGGTCCGCGAGGACAAGGCCCGCAAGGAAGAGACCAAGCTGCGCCGCCGTGAGCAGCAGCGCGTGGAGCGGGCGCAGCTCAAGGCGATCAGCCGGGGTCACGGCCGCTTCCCCGGCCGCGGCGGCGGTGGCGGCGGCCGCCAGGTCGACGCCCAGGCGGCTCTGGAGCGGGCCACGGCCGAGCGGATCGCCGCGGAGCCTGCCATAGCGAATTCGGCGGAACAGCTGCCCGTTCGCTCACGGCCCTCCCTGCAGCCCGTCCGTCACGGTTCTGAGGCGTCGGCCACCGTCGACCTCACCGCGGAGGACGACACCATGGCCCTGCCGCGCCTGGACTCCCTGGAGCGCAAGCTCAAGGACCTCGAGCAGCAGTTCGGCTGA
- a CDS encoding GntR family transcriptional regulator, producing the protein MEHSAQGSTETGTPVSPQGDRRARVPVQSRAGSAGPAGPVASAGAARSAGPVESAGYGEYGDRGEREWCGPAGAARGEHTHGETSAPAPAPVSASAPDPAPGPVPAQAPVPVPAPVSAPAPASVLGLASEGGPSPQQPRAVVQRASVRGQILDALRTALATGELLPGEVYSAPVLGERFGVSATPVREAMQQLALEGAVEVVPNRGFRVIVRGARELAELAEVRALLEVPVLMRLARTVPAERWAELRPLAEASVRAAATGCRATYAEADRVFHRAVLALSGNEQLVGIAEDLHRRSQWPLVGGPAGRCRAALVADAAEHMSLLEALTAGEPDVVQALMREHFVGAGG; encoded by the coding sequence GTGGAGCACAGCGCGCAGGGCTCCACGGAAACGGGGACACCGGTTTCACCGCAGGGCGACCGCCGGGCACGGGTGCCGGTGCAGTCGCGGGCGGGGTCCGCCGGGCCGGCCGGGCCCGTGGCGTCTGCCGGGGCCGCGAGGTCTGCCGGGCCCGTCGAGTCTGCCGGGTACGGCGAGTACGGCGATCGGGGAGAGCGCGAGTGGTGTGGCCCGGCGGGGGCCGCCCGTGGAGAGCACACCCACGGCGAGACCTCCGCGCCCGCCCCAGCCCCGGTATCGGCCTCAGCCCCCGATCCGGCCCCGGGCCCCGTGCCGGCCCAGGCGCCCGTGCCCGTGCCGGCCCCCGTGTCGGCGCCGGCGCCCGCTTCCGTTCTCGGTCTCGCTTCGGAGGGGGGACCGTCGCCGCAGCAGCCCCGAGCAGTCGTCCAGCGCGCCTCGGTGCGCGGCCAGATCCTCGACGCGCTGCGCACCGCGCTCGCCACGGGGGAGCTGCTGCCGGGCGAGGTCTACTCGGCGCCGGTGCTCGGCGAACGTTTCGGGGTGTCCGCGACGCCGGTGCGGGAGGCGATGCAGCAGCTCGCGCTGGAGGGCGCCGTCGAGGTGGTGCCGAACCGGGGCTTCCGGGTCATCGTGCGGGGAGCCCGTGAACTGGCCGAGCTGGCGGAGGTGCGGGCGCTGCTCGAGGTGCCCGTGCTGATGCGGCTCGCCCGGACCGTGCCCGCCGAGCGGTGGGCCGAGCTGCGGCCCCTCGCGGAGGCGAGCGTGCGGGCGGCGGCCACCGGGTGCCGGGCGACGTACGCGGAGGCCGACCGCGTCTTCCACCGGGCGGTGCTCGCGCTGTCGGGCAACGAGCAGCTGGTCGGCATCGCCGAGGATCTGCACAGGCGGTCGCAGTGGCCGCTGGTCGGTGGGCCGGCGGGGCGGTGCCGGGCTGCTCTCGTCGCCGACGCGGCCGAGCACATGTCGTTGCTCGAGGCGCTGACGGCGGGGGAACCGGATGTGGTGCAGGCGCTGATGCGGGAGCACTTCGTCGGGGCGGGTGGGTGA
- a CDS encoding PucR family transcriptional regulator, which translates to MRLRALLDTDALGLRLLGGEDELDRSVRGVMTTDLRDPSRYLSGGELVLTGLAWRRDAADSEPFVRLLAQAGVTALAAGEAELGDIPEDLAAACARHRLPLFAVHESVAFATITEHVVRQVSGERAGDLAAVVDRHRRMMTSGPAGGGPDVVLDLLGSDLDLRAWVLSPTGRLVAGPKAAGPGLPAEVCAQLAAEHLAAVRTARRGPHRVNVGPVTYSLFPIRGGGRAPQVAQPSQIARDVRDVRDVRESVLSDWLLAVEADAGEWADERLDLLHGVTQLIAVERERRDGARTVRRRLAQEVLELVQTGAAPAEIAARLRVAAPVLLPGLGAAPHWQVVVARVEWADSSLEAGPVAQSLLEEILVDPLAGGPEPSDRIAVAHTGDEAVALVPLPAVANEPDGSGTGVLADALLAAVREPLSAGLDGDGRLTLGVSAAVHSAEGLRGALEEARHARRVAAARPGRVCAAGHQELASHVLLLPFVPDDVRRAFTARLLDPLRDYDRRHRAELIPTLGAFLDCDGSWTRCASRLHLHVNTLRYRVGRIEQLTGRDLSRLEDKLDFFLALRMS; encoded by the coding sequence ATGCGGCTGCGCGCACTTCTGGACACCGATGCGCTGGGCCTCAGGCTCCTCGGCGGCGAGGACGAACTGGACCGCTCGGTGCGGGGCGTCATGACCACCGATCTGAGGGATCCCAGCCGGTATCTCTCCGGCGGCGAGCTGGTGCTGACGGGTCTGGCCTGGCGTCGGGACGCGGCGGACTCCGAGCCGTTCGTGCGGCTCCTGGCGCAGGCCGGCGTGACCGCCCTCGCGGCCGGCGAGGCGGAGCTCGGCGACATCCCCGAGGACCTGGCCGCGGCCTGCGCCCGGCACCGGCTGCCGCTGTTCGCGGTGCACGAGTCGGTGGCCTTCGCGACGATCACCGAGCACGTCGTGCGGCAGGTGTCGGGCGAGCGCGCCGGGGACCTCGCGGCCGTCGTCGACCGGCACCGCCGGATGATGACCTCGGGCCCGGCCGGCGGCGGCCCGGACGTCGTCCTGGATCTGCTCGGCTCCGACCTGGACCTGCGCGCGTGGGTCCTGTCCCCCACCGGCCGGCTCGTCGCGGGTCCGAAGGCGGCCGGCCCGGGCCTGCCGGCCGAGGTGTGCGCGCAGCTCGCGGCGGAGCACCTGGCGGCGGTCCGCACGGCCCGGCGCGGACCGCACCGGGTGAACGTGGGCCCGGTGACGTACTCGCTGTTCCCGATCCGCGGCGGCGGGCGTGCCCCGCAGGTCGCTCAGCCCTCCCAGATCGCCCGGGACGTGCGGGACGTGCGGGACGTGCGGGAGAGTGTCCTGTCCGACTGGCTGCTGGCCGTCGAGGCCGACGCCGGGGAGTGGGCGGACGAGCGCCTCGACCTGCTCCACGGCGTCACCCAGCTGATCGCCGTCGAGCGGGAACGCCGCGACGGGGCCCGCACGGTCCGCCGGCGGCTCGCGCAGGAGGTGCTGGAGCTGGTGCAGACGGGCGCGGCCCCCGCGGAGATCGCGGCCCGCCTGCGGGTGGCCGCGCCGGTGCTTCTGCCGGGTCTGGGGGCCGCCCCGCACTGGCAGGTGGTCGTGGCCCGCGTCGAGTGGGCCGACAGCTCTCTGGAGGCCGGCCCGGTGGCCCAGTCCCTCCTCGAGGAGATTCTGGTCGACCCGCTCGCCGGCGGCCCCGAGCCCTCCGATCGCATCGCCGTCGCGCACACGGGGGACGAGGCCGTCGCCCTGGTCCCGCTGCCGGCGGTGGCGAACGAGCCCGACGGCTCCGGGACCGGCGTCCTCGCCGACGCGCTGCTGGCCGCCGTGCGCGAGCCACTGTCGGCCGGCCTCGACGGCGACGGGCGGCTCACGCTGGGGGTCAGCGCGGCGGTGCACTCGGCGGAGGGGCTGCGCGGGGCGCTGGAGGAGGCCCGGCACGCCCGGCGGGTGGCCGCCGCCCGGCCCGGCCGGGTCTGCGCCGCGGGGCATCAGGAGCTGGCCTCGCACGTGCTTCTGCTGCCGTTCGTCCCGGACGACGTGCGCCGGGCGTTCACCGCCCGTCTGCTGGATCCCCTGCGCGACTACGACCGGCGGCACCGCGCCGAACTGATTCCGACGCTGGGAGCGTTTCTCGACTGCGACGGCTCGTGGACCCGGTGCGCCTCCCGTCTGCACCTGCACGTCAACACACTGCGCTACCGGGTCGGGCGTATCGAGCAGTTGACGGGCCGTGACCTGTCGCGCCTGGAGGACAAACTGGACTTCTTCCTGGCCCTGCGCATGAGTTGA
- a CDS encoding FAD binding domain-containing protein, whose product MDFLRPASWEEALAAKAEHPTAVPIAGGTDVMVEINFDHRRPEYLLDLNRVGDLYEWEVGEDSVRLGASVPYSRIMENLRAELPGLALASHTVASPQIRNRGGVGGNLGTASPAGDAHPALLAAGAEVEAESVRGSRRIPIDAFYTGVKRNALAPDELIRAVHVRKADGPQQYSKVGTRNAMVIAVCAFGLALHPTTRTVRTGIGSAAPTPVRARTAEDFLNAALEEGGFWDNGKIIAPSVAKQFAQLCAAACNPIDDVRGTAGYRRHAVGVMARRTLTWTWESYRDAHRASKGAA is encoded by the coding sequence ATGGACTTCCTTCGCCCCGCCAGCTGGGAGGAGGCGCTCGCCGCCAAGGCCGAGCACCCCACCGCTGTGCCGATTGCGGGTGGCACCGATGTGATGGTCGAGATCAACTTCGACCACCGGAGGCCCGAGTACCTGCTCGACCTCAACCGTGTGGGCGACCTCTACGAGTGGGAGGTCGGCGAGGACAGCGTGCGGCTCGGCGCCTCCGTCCCGTACTCCAGGATCATGGAGAACCTGCGCGCCGAGCTGCCGGGCCTCGCGCTCGCCTCGCACACCGTGGCCTCCCCGCAGATCCGCAACCGCGGCGGCGTCGGCGGCAACCTCGGCACCGCCTCCCCGGCCGGCGACGCCCACCCCGCCCTGCTGGCCGCCGGCGCCGAGGTCGAGGCCGAGTCGGTACGCGGTTCCCGCCGGATCCCCATCGACGCGTTCTACACCGGAGTGAAGCGCAACGCGCTCGCCCCCGACGAGCTGATCCGCGCCGTCCACGTCCGAAAGGCCGACGGCCCGCAGCAGTACTCCAAGGTGGGCACCCGCAACGCCATGGTCATCGCCGTCTGCGCCTTCGGCCTCGCCCTGCACCCCACGACCCGGACCGTGCGCACCGGCATCGGCTCCGCCGCCCCGACCCCCGTCCGGGCGAGGACCGCCGAGGACTTCCTGAACGCCGCGCTCGAAGAAGGCGGTTTCTGGGACAACGGAAAAATCATCGCGCCGTCCGTGGCCAAGCAGTTCGCCCAACTGTGCGCAGCCGCCTGCAACCCCATCGACGACGTCCGGGGCACCGCCGGCTACCGCCGCCACGCGGTCGGCGTGATGGCCCGCCGGACGCTCACCTGGACCTGGGAGTCGTACCGCGACGCCCACCGTGCCTCGAAGGGAGCCGCGTGA
- a CDS encoding (2Fe-2S)-binding protein encodes MRVNFTVNGRPQEADDVWEGESLLYVLRERLGLPGSKNACEQGECGSCTVRLDGVPVCSCLVAAGQVEGRDVVTVEGLADYARQRAEHARCATGSCGSPGTSGTALDEARGWQAKGADSQAGDGGELSPVQQAFIDAGAVQCGFCTPGLLVAADEMLERNPNPTDADIREALSGNLCRCTGYEKIMDAVRLAAARQGEAV; translated from the coding sequence ATGCGCGTCAACTTCACCGTCAACGGACGCCCGCAGGAAGCCGACGACGTCTGGGAGGGCGAGAGCCTGCTGTACGTGCTGCGCGAGCGGCTCGGGCTGCCCGGCTCCAAGAACGCCTGCGAGCAGGGCGAGTGCGGCTCGTGCACGGTCCGGCTGGACGGCGTCCCGGTGTGCTCGTGCCTGGTAGCCGCCGGCCAGGTCGAGGGCCGTGACGTCGTCACCGTCGAGGGGCTCGCCGACTACGCCAGGCAGCGTGCCGAACACGCCCGTTGCGCAACCGGTTCCTGCGGTTCTCCGGGCACCTCGGGGACCGCTCTCGACGAAGCCCGCGGTTGGCAGGCGAAGGGCGCCGACTCACAGGCCGGCGACGGCGGCGAACTCTCCCCCGTCCAGCAGGCCTTCATCGACGCCGGCGCCGTCCAGTGCGGTTTCTGCACGCCTGGTCTGCTCGTCGCCGCCGACGAGATGCTCGAGCGCAACCCGAACCCGACCGACGCGGACATCCGCGAGGCCCTCTCGGGCAATCTGTGCCGCTGCACCGGCTACGAGAAAATCATGGACGCGGTCCGCCTGGCGGCCGCCCGGCAGGGAGAGGCGGTCTGA
- a CDS encoding xanthine dehydrogenase family protein molybdopterin-binding subunit codes for MPSPTHGSARADGAPVSAPLGTPAKVTQGSPTKGGIGESTLRPDGTLKVTGEFAYSSDMWHEDMLWGQILRSTVAHADIVSIDTSEALATPGVHAVMTYDDLPTDVRNYGLEIQDTPVLAHGKVRHHGEPVAIVAADHPETARRAAAKIKVEYRELPVVTDEASATAPDAILVHEGRDDHHIGHVPHPNILHRQPIVRGDVARAAERADVVVRGEYTFGMQDQAFLGPESGLAVPEEDGGVHLYIATQWLHSDLRQIAPVLGLPESKVRMTLSGVGGAFGGREDLSMQIHACLLALRTGKPVKIVYNRFESFFGHVHRHPAKLSYEHGATRDGKLTHVKCRIVLDGGAYASASPAVVGNASSLGIGPYVVDDVEVEAIALYTNNPPCGAMRGFGAVQACFAYEAQMDKVARELGLDPVEFRQRNAMEQGSLLPTGQRVDSPAPVAELLRRVKAMPLPPERQWESSEGADVRQLPGGLSNTTHGEGVVRGIGYAVGIKNVGFSEGFDDYSTAKVRMEVVAGEPVATVHTAMAEVGQGGVTVHAQIARTELGVAQVTIHPADTQVGSAGSTSASRQTYVTGGAVKNSCELVRDKVLEIGRRRFGSHHPAWATAELLLEGGKVVTDGGEALADLVDVLEDEAVEVEAEWRHRPTEPFDLHTGQGNGHVQYSFAAHRAVVEVDTELGLVKVVELACAQDVGKALNPLSVIGQIQGGTTQGLGVAVMEEIIVDPKTAKVRNPSFTDYLIPTILDTPTIPVDVLELADDHAPYGLRGVGEAPTLSSTPAVLAAIRNATGLELDRTPVRPEHLTGT; via the coding sequence ATGCCTTCCCCCACCCACGGCTCCGCCCGAGCGGACGGTGCCCCCGTCAGCGCCCCCCTCGGCACCCCCGCCAAGGTCACCCAGGGCTCCCCGACCAAGGGCGGCATCGGCGAGTCCACGCTCCGCCCCGACGGCACCCTCAAGGTCACCGGCGAGTTCGCGTACTCGTCCGACATGTGGCACGAGGACATGCTCTGGGGGCAGATCCTGCGCTCCACGGTCGCGCACGCGGACATCGTCTCCATCGACACCTCCGAGGCCCTCGCCACGCCCGGCGTCCACGCCGTCATGACGTACGACGACCTGCCGACCGACGTGAGGAACTACGGCCTGGAGATCCAGGACACCCCGGTCCTGGCCCACGGCAAGGTACGCCACCACGGCGAGCCGGTGGCGATCGTCGCCGCCGACCACCCCGAGACCGCCCGCCGTGCCGCCGCCAAGATCAAGGTGGAGTACCGGGAACTGCCGGTGGTCACCGACGAGGCCTCCGCGACCGCCCCGGACGCGATCCTGGTCCACGAGGGCCGCGACGACCACCACATCGGTCACGTCCCGCACCCCAACATCCTCCACCGGCAGCCCATCGTCCGCGGCGACGTGGCCAGGGCGGCCGAGCGCGCCGACGTCGTCGTCAGGGGCGAATACACCTTCGGCATGCAGGACCAGGCCTTCCTCGGCCCGGAGTCCGGACTCGCCGTGCCCGAGGAGGACGGCGGCGTCCACCTCTACATCGCCACCCAGTGGCTGCACTCCGACCTGCGCCAGATCGCACCCGTTCTCGGCCTGCCCGAGAGCAAGGTGCGCATGACGTTGTCCGGCGTCGGCGGCGCGTTCGGCGGTCGCGAGGACCTGTCGATGCAGATCCACGCCTGTCTGCTGGCCCTGCGCACCGGAAAACCCGTCAAAATCGTTTACAACCGTTTCGAGTCCTTCTTCGGCCATGTGCACCGCCACCCGGCCAAGCTGTCCTACGAGCACGGCGCCACCAGGGACGGCAAGCTGACCCACGTCAAGTGCCGCATCGTGCTCGACGGCGGCGCGTACGCCTCCGCGTCCCCCGCGGTGGTCGGCAACGCCTCCTCGCTCGGCATCGGCCCGTACGTCGTCGACGACGTCGAGGTCGAGGCCATCGCCCTCTACACCAACAACCCGCCCTGCGGCGCGATGCGCGGCTTCGGCGCGGTCCAGGCGTGCTTCGCCTACGAGGCGCAGATGGACAAGGTGGCCAGGGAACTCGGCCTGGACCCGGTGGAGTTCCGGCAGCGCAACGCGATGGAGCAAGGGTCCCTCCTGCCCACCGGACAGCGGGTCGACTCCCCGGCGCCGGTCGCCGAACTGCTGCGCAGGGTCAAGGCCATGCCGCTGCCGCCGGAGCGCCAGTGGGAGAGCAGCGAGGGCGCGGACGTACGGCAGCTGCCCGGCGGCCTGTCCAACACCACGCACGGCGAGGGCGTCGTGCGCGGAATCGGTTACGCGGTCGGCATCAAGAACGTCGGCTTCTCCGAGGGCTTCGACGACTACTCGACCGCCAAGGTCCGCATGGAGGTCGTCGCCGGCGAACCCGTCGCGACCGTGCACACGGCGATGGCGGAGGTCGGCCAGGGCGGTGTCACCGTCCACGCGCAGATCGCCCGCACCGAGCTGGGCGTCGCGCAGGTGACCATCCACCCGGCGGACACCCAGGTGGGCAGCGCCGGCTCGACGTCGGCCTCCCGGCAGACGTACGTCACCGGCGGCGCCGTCAAGAACTCCTGCGAGCTCGTGCGGGACAAGGTCCTGGAGATCGGGCGCCGCAGGTTCGGCTCCCACCACCCGGCGTGGGCCACCGCCGAGCTGCTCCTGGAGGGCGGCAAGGTGGTCACCGACGGCGGCGAGGCCCTCGCCGACCTCGTCGACGTGCTCGAGGACGAGGCCGTCGAGGTCGAGGCGGAGTGGCGGCACCGGCCGACCGAGCCGTTCGACCTGCACACCGGTCAGGGCAACGGCCACGTCCAGTACTCCTTCGCCGCGCACCGCGCAGTCGTCGAGGTCGACACCGAGCTCGGACTGGTGAAGGTCGTCGAGCTGGCCTGCGCACAGGACGTCGGAAAGGCCCTGAACCCGCTTTCTGTGATCGGTCAGATCCAGGGCGGCACGACCCAGGGACTGGGCGTGGCGGTCATGGAGGAGATCATCGTCGACCCGAAGACGGCGAAGGTCAGGAACCCCTCCTTCACGGACTACCTGATCCCCACGATTCTCGACACGCCGACCATCCCCGTCGACGTGCTCGAACTCGCCGACGACCACGCCCCCTACGGGCTGCGCGGCGTCGGCGAGGCCCCCACCCTGTCGTCGACCCCGGCCGTCCTCGCGGCGATCCGGAACGCGACCGGGCTGGAGCTCGACCGCACACCGGTACGTCCGGAGCACCTCACCGGAACGTGA
- a CDS encoding NCS2 family permease yields the protein MTQQSLEPRTTADDAGEGTRVPAGRSWLDRYFHISGRGSTVAREVRGGVTTFMAMAYILLLNPLILSGKDAAGGTLGRQALITATAFAAAFTTLLMGFLGRVPLALAAGLSVSGVLSSQVAPQMTWPQAMGMCVMYGVVIMLLVVTGLREMIMNAIPLALKHAITMGIGLFIALIGFYKSGFVHQGQATPVTLGPAGELAGWPVLLFAGTLLLIFMLQARNVPGAILVGIVGGTVAAGILNAAGAVDPKQWAAGAPELHGGAVSMPDFSLFGDVEFGGWGEVGAMTVGMIVFTLVLAGFFDAMATIIGVGTEAGLADDRGRMPGLSKALFIDGAGGAIGGVAGGSGQTVFIESATGVGEGARTGLASVVTGLFFAACLFFTPLTAIVPQEVASAALVVIGAMMLMNARHVDWADRATAVPVFLTVVLMPFTYTITAGVAAGVISYVAVKAAQGRAREIGAFMWGLATIFLVYFSLHPIESWLGVR from the coding sequence ATGACCCAGCAGTCACTGGAGCCGAGGACCACAGCCGACGACGCGGGCGAAGGCACCCGCGTCCCGGCCGGACGGTCCTGGCTCGACCGGTACTTCCACATATCCGGGCGGGGATCCACGGTCGCGCGCGAAGTGCGCGGCGGCGTCACCACGTTCATGGCGATGGCGTACATCCTCCTGCTCAACCCGCTGATCCTGTCCGGCAAGGACGCGGCCGGGGGCACCCTCGGCCGGCAGGCCCTGATCACCGCGACCGCTTTCGCAGCCGCTTTCACCACGTTGCTGATGGGCTTCCTCGGCAGGGTGCCCCTCGCGCTCGCCGCCGGACTGTCCGTCTCCGGCGTGCTGTCCTCCCAGGTCGCGCCGCAGATGACCTGGCCGCAGGCGATGGGCATGTGCGTGATGTACGGCGTCGTCATCATGCTGCTGGTCGTCACCGGCCTGCGCGAGATGATCATGAACGCCATTCCGCTCGCCCTCAAGCACGCCATCACCATGGGCATCGGCCTGTTCATCGCCCTCATCGGGTTCTACAAGTCCGGCTTCGTGCACCAGGGCCAGGCGACCCCGGTGACCCTCGGACCGGCGGGCGAACTGGCGGGCTGGCCGGTGCTGTTGTTCGCCGGCACCCTGCTGCTGATCTTCATGCTCCAGGCCCGCAACGTCCCCGGCGCCATCCTCGTCGGCATCGTCGGCGGCACGGTCGCCGCCGGGATCCTCAACGCCGCCGGGGCCGTCGACCCGAAGCAGTGGGCGGCCGGCGCTCCCGAACTGCACGGCGGCGCCGTCTCGATGCCCGACTTCTCGCTCTTCGGGGACGTGGAGTTCGGCGGCTGGGGCGAGGTCGGCGCGATGACCGTCGGCATGATCGTCTTCACGCTGGTCCTCGCCGGGTTCTTCGACGCGATGGCCACCATCATCGGCGTCGGCACCGAGGCGGGGCTCGCCGACGACAGGGGCAGGATGCCGGGCCTGTCCAAGGCGCTGTTCATCGACGGAGCCGGCGGGGCGATCGGCGGAGTGGCGGGCGGCTCGGGCCAGACCGTGTTCATCGAGTCGGCGACGGGCGTCGGCGAGGGCGCCCGCACGGGCCTCGCCTCGGTCGTCACCGGCCTGTTCTTCGCCGCCTGCCTGTTCTTCACCCCGCTCACCGCGATCGTCCCGCAGGAGGTCGCCTCCGCCGCCCTGGTGGTCATCGGCGCGATGATGCTGATGAACGCCCGGCACGTCGACTGGGCGGACCGGGCAACCGCTGTCCCGGTGTTTCTGACCGTCGTGCTGATGCCGTTCACGTACACCATCACCGCCGGTGTCGCCGCGGGCGTCATCTCCTACGTCGCCGTCAAGGCCGCGCAGGGCAGGGCGCGCGAGATCGGCGCCTTCATGTGGGGGCTGGCGACGATCTTCCTCGTGTACTTCTCCCTCCACCCCATCGAGAGTTGGCTGGGCGTCCGCTAG
- a CDS encoding XdhC family protein codes for MLDIAEELDRWVEQGRDFAVATVVAVGGSAPRQPGAALAVDADGTAIGSVSGGCVEGAVYELCRQALEDGQPVRERFGYSDDDAFAVGLTCGGTIDVLVTPVRAGDPVRPVIAAGLRAAAAGEAAALARIVNGPAHLVGRALLVHADGARGGDTPSARRAAAHHGGFGAHPELDRTVAAEAAAMLDGGRTGTVEIGERGARCGAPLTVLVESSVPPPRMIVFGAIDFASALVRVGRFLNYHVTVCDARPVFATAARFPEADEIVVEWPHRYLERTRVDARTVLCVLTHDAKFDVPLLRLALRLPVAYVGAMGSRRTHLDRNARLREVGVTELELARLRSPIGLDLGARTPEETALSIAAEIVAERRGGSGVSLTGAHTPIHHDVTSPPAGRIGSVA; via the coding sequence ATGCTGGACATCGCCGAAGAGCTCGACCGGTGGGTCGAGCAGGGCCGTGACTTCGCCGTCGCCACCGTGGTGGCCGTCGGCGGCAGCGCGCCCCGCCAGCCCGGCGCCGCCCTCGCGGTGGACGCCGACGGCACGGCGATCGGCTCGGTCTCCGGCGGCTGCGTGGAGGGCGCGGTGTACGAACTGTGCCGCCAGGCGCTGGAGGACGGGCAGCCGGTCCGCGAACGCTTCGGCTACAGCGACGACGACGCCTTCGCCGTGGGGCTCACCTGCGGGGGAACCATCGACGTGCTGGTCACCCCGGTGCGGGCCGGCGATCCCGTCCGCCCGGTGATCGCGGCCGGCCTGCGGGCCGCGGCCGCCGGGGAGGCGGCGGCGCTCGCGAGGATCGTGAACGGACCCGCCCACCTCGTCGGCCGCGCGCTGCTGGTGCACGCGGACGGCGCTCGCGGCGGCGACACCCCTTCCGCCCGCCGCGCCGCTGCCCACCACGGCGGTTTCGGCGCCCACCCCGAGCTCGACCGCACCGTCGCGGCCGAGGCCGCAGCGATGTTGGACGGCGGCCGCACCGGTACCGTGGAGATCGGCGAGCGGGGCGCACGCTGCGGGGCGCCGCTGACGGTCCTCGTGGAGTCGTCGGTGCCCCCGCCCCGGATGATCGTGTTCGGGGCGATCGACTTCGCGTCGGCGCTGGTACGGGTCGGCAGGTTCCTGAACTACCACGTGACGGTCTGCGACGCCCGCCCCGTCTTCGCGACGGCGGCCCGTTTCCCCGAGGCCGACGAGATCGTCGTCGAGTGGCCGCACAGGTACCTCGAGCGCACGCGGGTGGACGCGCGGACCGTCCTGTGCGTCCTCACCCACGACGCCAAGTTCGACGTACCGCTGCTCCGGCTGGCGTTGCGGCTGCCGGTCGCCTACGTCGGCGCCATGGGATCCCGCCGCACCCACCTCGACCGCAACGCCCGGCTGCGGGAAGTGGGCGTCACGGAGCTGGAGTTGGCGCGGCTTCGGTCACCCATCGGCCTCGACCTGGGGGCCCGGACGCCCGAGGAGACGGCGCTGTCGATCGCCGCGGAGATCGTCGCCGAGCGGCGCGGCGGCAGCGGGGTCTCGCTCACCGGGGCGCACACGCCGATCCATCACGACGTGACCTCGCCGCCGGCCGGCCGGATCGGTTCGGTGGCCTGA
- a CDS encoding SRPBCC family protein, with translation MVDFQVERTVPLSVEDAWRRLTDWSRHGDVVPFTRVLVRTPPPTRAGTVFVARSGFGPLAFDDRMEVTGWQPPTADDPGRCRLEKRGRVVLGWAEIEVRPRPGGRTRVIWREELRVRFLPSLFDPLLRASAGSVFGRAADRLLRTP, from the coding sequence GTGGTCGACTTCCAGGTGGAACGCACGGTCCCGCTCTCCGTCGAGGACGCCTGGCGGCGTCTGACGGACTGGTCCCGGCACGGCGACGTGGTGCCCTTCACCCGCGTCCTCGTGCGCACTCCCCCGCCGACGCGCGCGGGCACGGTCTTCGTGGCGCGTTCGGGCTTCGGCCCGCTCGCCTTCGACGACCGGATGGAGGTGACCGGATGGCAGCCGCCCACCGCCGACGACCCGGGCCGGTGCCGGCTGGAGAAGCGCGGCCGGGTCGTCCTCGGCTGGGCCGAGATCGAGGTGCGGCCCCGCCCCGGCGGCCGGACCCGGGTGATCTGGCGTGAGGAGTTGCGGGTGCGCTTCCTCCCGTCCCTCTTCGACCCCCTCCTGAGGGCCTCGGCGGGGTCGGTCTTCGGGCGCGCGGCCGACCGTCTCCTGCGCACACCCTGA